A portion of the Apis mellifera strain DH4 linkage group LG6, Amel_HAv3.1, whole genome shotgun sequence genome contains these proteins:
- the Vha16 gene encoding vacuolar H+ ATP synthase 16 kDa proteolipid subunit: MSDEDHPIYAPFFGVMGAASAIIFSALGAAYGTAKSGTGIAAMSVMRPELIMKSIIPVVMAGIIAIYGLVVAVLIAGGLEEPKGYTLFKGFVHLGAGLAVGFSGLAAGFAIGIVGDAGVRGTAQQPRLFVGMILILIFAEVLGLYGLIVAIYLYTK; this comes from the exons ATGTCCGACGAAGATCATCCTATTTATGCGCCCTTCTTTGGAGTAATGGGCGCTGCCTCAGCCATTATATTTTCTG CTTTAGGAGCAGCATACGGCACAGCAAAGTCAGGTACAGGAATTGCAGCCATGTCTGTTATGAGGCCAGAACTTATCATGAAATCAATTATTCCTGTTGTTATGGCTGGTATCATTGCCATTTATGGTCTTGTAGTAGCTGTTCTAATTGCTGGTGGTCTAGAAGAACCTAAAGGATATACTTTATTCAA GGGTTTTGTACATCTGGGTGCTGGTTTAGCCGTAGGTTTTTCTGGTTTAGCTGCTGGATTTGCTATTGGTATTGTTGGTGATGCAGGTGTAAGAGGTACCGCACAACAACCTCGCCTGTTTGTCGGTATGATCTTGATTCTAATCTTCGCAGAAGTATTGGGTCTCTATGGTCTCATCGTTGCCATCTACTTGTACACCAAGTAA
- the LOC551087 gene encoding periodic tryptophan protein 2 homolog, whose translation MKFAYKFSNLLGAVYHKGDLIFTPDGSSVISPVGNRITIYDLKNNKSNTLPIESRYNYINIDLSPNGSILIAINEEGEAHIISMISKMVIHKYRFKRRVRCVKFSPNGKHFAVCKENNVFIFNAPGLQTGEYNPFIMERVFHAAMDDTTFINWSYDSKLLAVASKDMATKIYSLEKYENFRYINLGGHSDEIVTCFFEKRNYDLTTISRNGQLCIWECTIDPEDLMPLESPPFKKNKKTDSDEEDDINIEKAKEKTDKQVKAYEYNLEQSQNSSELDVKDTENETGVKQLRYTKLCRHYLSNEVQKHEKKKVILTAAAYHQQTNILVVGFSNGSFYLYEMPDVNMIHSLSISNQCITSIAINSTGDWIALGCSSAGQLLVWEWQSETYAMKQQGHSNNMNCLAYSPDGQYIVTGGDDGKVKLWNTMNGFCSITFQEHTSTITGVIFSHNRKFIVSASLDGTVRAYDLARYRNFRTLTSPRPVQFSCIALDSNDEFLAAGGQDFFEIYLWSIKLGTLLEILSGHEGPVASLAFNPNVASTELVSVSWDKTLKIWNAIENGSVHETLQLTADGLFVTYKPNGEEVAVATLDGQISFFHCKTAVQIGSIEGRNDLGSGRSDTDLITAKKSLKGKAFSVLCYSADGTCILAGGQSKNICIYNVQEYILVKKFIITQNRSLDAVDDIINRRNLTEFGNLALVEERDEYEGGNVKIRLPGVRSGDMASRNIKPEVRVYSLQFSPTGQAWAAATTEGLLLYSLDIGLTFDPFQLELGITPETVKKTLNEMQYAKALMMALKLNERLLIKYVIESILCSDIDLTVTDLPDIYIEKILKFIASELEFTRHIHFYLLWIETILTKHGPKINAALQMPILLMLQKNMQKKYDDLSKICDFNQYTMNYLKKVGVYKAERIVSEIDIIEIDKKFEKSLIEEIENN comes from the exons atgaaatttgcatataag tttagtAATCTGCTTGGTGCAGTTTATCATAAaggagatttaatatttactccAGATGGATCATCAGTTATTAGTCCTGTAGGAAATCGAATAACAATATATGACTTaaaaaa taATAAGTCAAATACTTTACCTATAGAAagtcgatataattatataaacatagatTTATCGCCTAATGGatcaatattaattgcaattaatgaag agGGTGAAGCTCATATAATTAGTATGATTAGTAAAATggtaatacataaatacagaTTTAAACGACGAGTTAGATGTGTAAAGTTTTCTCCAAATGGTAAACATTTTGCAGTatgcaaagaaaataatg tatttatttttaatgcaccTGGCTTGCAAACAGGTGAATATAATCCATTTATCATGGAACGTGTATTCCATGCAGCTATGGATGACACAACTTTCATTAATTGGTCTtatgattcaaaattattagctGTTGCTTCTAAAGATATGGCTACCAAAATTTatagtttagaaaaatatgaaaattttagatatattaatcttgGTGGTCATTCAGATGAAATTGTAAcatgtttttttgaaaaaagaaattatgatttGACTACAATTAGCAG aaatggaCAACTATGCATTTGGGAATGTACAATTGATCCAGAAGATTTAATGCCATTAGAATCACcaccatttaaaaaaaacaagaaaacagATAGTGATGAAGaagatgatattaatattgaaaaggcTAAAGAGAAAACAGATAAACAAGTGAAAgcttatgaatataatttagaacaatcgc aaaattcatcTGAATTGGATGTAAAGGACACTGAAAATGAAACAGGAGTTAAGCAATTACGTTATACTAAATTATGTCGTCATTATTTAAGTAATGAAGTTCAAAAgcatgagaaaaaaaaagtaatactcACTGCAGCTGCATATCATCAGCAAACTAATATTCTAGTCGTAGGATTTAGTAAtggttcattttatttatatgaaatgccTGATGTAAATATGATACATTCTTTAAG tATTTCAAATCAATGTATTACATCTATTGCCATAAATTCAACTGGTGATTGGATAGCTTTAGGATGTTCTTCAGCTGGTCAATTATTAGTATGGGAGTGGCAAAGTGAAACTTATGCTATGAAGCAACAAGGTCACAGTAACAATATGAATTGTTTAGCATACAGTCCTGATGGTCAATACATAGTTACTGGAGGCGATGAtggaaaagttaaattatggAATACAATGAATGGATTTTGTTCTATTACATTTCAGGAACATACATCCACAATAACAGGAGTGATATTTAgtcataatagaaaatttattgtttctgCATCTCTTGATGGCACTGTTAGAGCATATGATTTAGCAAGGTATAGGAATTTTCGAACTCTTACTTCGCCGCGACCAGTACAATTTTCCTGCATTGCTTTAGACTCAAATGATGAGTTTCTTGCAGCTGGAGGtcaagatttttttgaaatttatttatggagTATTAAATTGGGTACACTTTTAGAG atattaagtGGACATGAAGGTCCAGTTGCTAGTTTGGCATTTAATCCAAATGTTGCAAGTACCGAATTAGTGTCTGTATCTTGGgacaaaactttaaaaatatggaatgcAATTGAAAATGGTTCTGTTCATGAAACATTACAATTAACTGCTGATGGTTTATTTGTTACATATAAACCAAATGGTGAAGAAGTAGCAGTTGCTACTTTAGATggacaaatttcattttttcattgtaaaaCAGCAGTACAAATTGGTAGTATTGAAGGAAGAAATGATTTAGGCAGTGGAAGATCTGATACTGATCTTATTACCGCTAAAAAAAGTCTTAAGGGCAA agCTTTTTCGGTTCTTTGCTATTCAGCTGATGGTACATGTATATTAGCTGGAGGACAatccaaaaatatatgcatttataaCGTACAGGAATATatacttgtaaaaaaatttattataacacaAAATAGATCATTAGATGCAGTTGAT gatattataaatagacgAAATCTAACAGAATTTGGAAATCTGGCGTTAGTGGAAGAACGTGATGAATATGAAGGAGGAAATGTAAAGATACGATTACCAGGTGTTAGAAGTGGAGATATGGCTAGTAGAAATATAAAACCAGAAGTTAGAGTATACAGTTTGCAATTTTCTCCAAcag gtCAAGCTTGGGCTGCGGCAACAACggaaggattattattatattcgttagATATTGGATTGACATTTGATCCATTTCAATTGGAATTAGGAATTACACCAGAAACtgtgaaaaaaactttaaatgaaATGCAATACGCAAAag catTAATGATGGCTTTGAAGTTgaatgaaagattattaataaaatatgttatagaaAGTATTCTCTGTTCAGATA ttgATTTAACTGTGACAGATTTAcctgatatttatattgagaaaatattgaaattcatagCATCAGAACTGGAATTTACTAgacatatacatttttatcttctttggATAGAAACGATATTGACCAAACATGGACCAAAAATAAATGCAGCACTTCAAATGCCAATATTGTTGatgttgcaaaaaaatatgcaaaagaaATATGATGATCTAAGTAAAAt atgtgatttcaatcaatatacaatgaattacttaaaaaaagtTGGAGTTTATAAAGCTGAAAGAATTGTTTctgaaatagatataatagaaatcgacaagaaatttgaaaaatctttgatagaagaaatagaaaataattaa
- the LOC551046 gene encoding glycine receptor subunit alpha-4 isoform X2 produces the protein MMKNTILTVLFYSCLKLFVCSSVSLLTDDAKNSTLKSRIVLPEHYVKEIRPPSKQGLPVLVDFNIFVADINSINVEDMDFRVDMFVRQSWIESRLDMPDYIFEEGDDYVTLPPEFFDSLWQPDPYFLNAKVSEIAALNHKFSSVTLYRNKTVKYSARMHAIIACQMEFQLYPMDIQICPIYIESFSYHKQKLRLRWGTGAVTVNPELKLLQYDIGKPVVAEETVDYMLEKSVFFRFERQIGHHLIQTFAPSTLVVMLSWFSFWLGLDAIPGRVALLVTSMLTLVTMFTGLKSDIPPVAYVKALDVWMAGCMMFVFAALGEFVVVKVLDLRSQLEYDLQTSIMSRHYSTRAIVIEKGQSIWDYDSTYIPKVKNKKAGSKHLLQNTWLDPEYPMIRVHKTQSQTIDIYSRIGFPILFMLFIILYWPILLFKKAM, from the exons ATGATGAAGAACACGATCCTAACAGTACTCTTTTACTCATGCTTGAAGCTTTTCGTGTGTTCTAGTGTGAG CTTATTGACCGATGATGCGAAAAATTCTACTCTTAAGTCAAGGATCGTTCTGCCGGAGCATTACGTAAAAG AGATCAGGCCTCCGTCGAAGCAAGGTTTGCCGGTGCTCGTGGATTTCAACATCTTCGTAGCtgatattaattcgataaatgtGGAGGATATGGACTTCCG ggtGGATATGTTCGTTCGACAAAGTTGGATCGAATCTCGACTCGACATGCCGGATTATATTTTCGAGGAAGGCGACGATTACGTTACGTTACCCCCCGAATTCTTCGACAGTTTATGGCAACCGGATCCTTATTTTTTGAATGCAAAAGTTTCTG AAATCGCGGCGTTGAATCACAAATTCTCCTCGGTGACGTTGTATAGGAATAAAACGGTGAAATATTCGGCACGAATGCATGCCATCATCGCATGCCAAATGGAATTTCAATTGTATCCAATGGACATTCAGATATGCCCTATCTACATAGAAAGTT TTTCCTATCACAAACAGAAGTTACGTTTGAGATGGGGAACAGGTGCTGTCACGGTGAATCCAGAATTGAAACTTCTACAATACGACATCGGGAAACCTGTAGTTGCCGAAGAAACCGTCGATTATATGCTCGAAAAAAGTG TTTTCTTCCGTTTTGAGAGGCAAATTGGTCATCATTTGATACAAACGTTTGCTCCTTCCACGTTGGTAGTGATGCTATCTTGGTTCAGCTTTTGGTTGGGACTAGATGCGATTCCTGGTCGCGTGGCTCTTTTAGTGACCAGTATGCTGACCTTAGTTACTATGTTTACTGGTTTAAAAAGCGATATTCCTCCAGTTGCTTATGTGAAA gCACTGGACGTTTGGATGGCAGGTTGTATGATGTTCGTATTTGCAGCTCTTGGGGAATTCGTAGTAGTCAAAGTACTCGATTTACGATCCCAGTTGGAATACGATTTGCAAACGTCGATAATGTCTCGACATTACTCAACA CGTGCAATTGTTATCGAAAAAGGGCAAAGCATCTGGGATTATGATTCAACATATATaccaaaagtaaaaaataagaaagctGGTAGTAAGCATCTTCTGCAAAATACATGGTTAGATCCTGAATATCCAATGATACGTGTACACAAAACACAATCACAaacaatagatatttatagcAGAATAGGTTttcctatattatttatgttattcatCATTTTGTATTGGccgatacttttatttaaaaaagcaatgtaa
- the LOC551046 gene encoding glycine receptor subunit alpha-2 isoform X1, which yields MMKNTILTVLFYSCLKLFVCSSVSLLTDDAKNSTLKSRIVLPEHYVKEIRPPSKQGLPVLVDFNIFVADINSINVEDMDFRVDMFVRQSWIESRLDMPDYIFEEGDDYVTLPPEFFDSLWQPDPYFLNAKVSEIAALNHKFSSVTLYRNKTVKYSARMHAIIACQMEFQLYPMDIQICPIYIESFSYHKQKLRLRWGTGAVTVNPELKLLQYDIGKPVVAEETVDYMLEKSGNFSRLVVFFRFERQIGHHLIQTFAPSTLVVMLSWFSFWLGLDAIPGRVALLVTSMLTLVTMFTGLKSDIPPVAYVKALDVWMAGCMMFVFAALGEFVVVKVLDLRSQLEYDLQTSIMSRHYSTRAIVIEKGQSIWDYDSTYIPKVKNKKAGSKHLLQNTWLDPEYPMIRVHKTQSQTIDIYSRIGFPILFMLFIILYWPILLFKKAM from the exons ATGATGAAGAACACGATCCTAACAGTACTCTTTTACTCATGCTTGAAGCTTTTCGTGTGTTCTAGTGTGAG CTTATTGACCGATGATGCGAAAAATTCTACTCTTAAGTCAAGGATCGTTCTGCCGGAGCATTACGTAAAAG AGATCAGGCCTCCGTCGAAGCAAGGTTTGCCGGTGCTCGTGGATTTCAACATCTTCGTAGCtgatattaattcgataaatgtGGAGGATATGGACTTCCG ggtGGATATGTTCGTTCGACAAAGTTGGATCGAATCTCGACTCGACATGCCGGATTATATTTTCGAGGAAGGCGACGATTACGTTACGTTACCCCCCGAATTCTTCGACAGTTTATGGCAACCGGATCCTTATTTTTTGAATGCAAAAGTTTCTG AAATCGCGGCGTTGAATCACAAATTCTCCTCGGTGACGTTGTATAGGAATAAAACGGTGAAATATTCGGCACGAATGCATGCCATCATCGCATGCCAAATGGAATTTCAATTGTATCCAATGGACATTCAGATATGCCCTATCTACATAGAAAGTT TTTCCTATCACAAACAGAAGTTACGTTTGAGATGGGGAACAGGTGCTGTCACGGTGAATCCAGAATTGAAACTTCTACAATACGACATCGGGAAACCTGTAGTTGCCGAAGAAACCGTCGATTATATGCTCGAAAAAAGTG GAAATTTCTCACGGTTGGTAGTTTTCTTCCGTTTTGAGAGGCAAATTGGTCATCATTTGATACAAACGTTTGCTCCTTCCACGTTGGTAGTGATGCTATCTTGGTTCAGCTTTTGGTTGGGACTAGATGCGATTCCTGGTCGCGTGGCTCTTTTAGTGACCAGTATGCTGACCTTAGTTACTATGTTTACTGGTTTAAAAAGCGATATTCCTCCAGTTGCTTATGTGAAA gCACTGGACGTTTGGATGGCAGGTTGTATGATGTTCGTATTTGCAGCTCTTGGGGAATTCGTAGTAGTCAAAGTACTCGATTTACGATCCCAGTTGGAATACGATTTGCAAACGTCGATAATGTCTCGACATTACTCAACA CGTGCAATTGTTATCGAAAAAGGGCAAAGCATCTGGGATTATGATTCAACATATATaccaaaagtaaaaaataagaaagctGGTAGTAAGCATCTTCTGCAAAATACATGGTTAGATCCTGAATATCCAATGATACGTGTACACAAAACACAATCACAaacaatagatatttatagcAGAATAGGTTttcctatattatttatgttattcatCATTTTGTATTGGccgatacttttatttaaaaaagcaatgtaa
- the LOC411692 gene encoding elongation of very long chain fatty acids protein 4, with product MASLINSTTTLINDAYNYYLWTLSLADERTRGWLLVDSPKPTLIYTMLYLLIVWAGPKIMRNRKAFKLTWALVPYNLAMACLNAYIAIQLFVASTRLRYSYVCQPIRHVTRPDELQIAHAVWWYYFSKLLEFCDTFFFILRKKDNQLSFLHVYHHSTMFSLWWIGIKWVPSGSTFLPAMVNSFIHVLMYSYYGLAALGPSVAKYLWWKKYLTILQLIQFTTALILGINGIRSGCDFPLWMQYALVIYMISFIVLFGNFYAKAYIAKGKQAYAERQLEKMKVDTQSKKEITDGTVCNGNISNGHANGYANGVCKKIQ from the exons ATGgcaagtttaattaattctacaaCAACTTTAATAAACGATGCCTACAATTATTACCTTTGGACGTTATCCCTCGCtg ATGAACGAACGAGAGGATGGCTCTTGGTCGACTCCCCGAAACCTACTTTGATATATACAATGTTGTATTTACTCATTGTATGGGCTGGGCCAAAGATCATGAGAAATCGAAAAGCCTTCAAGCTAACATGGGCCCTTGTTCCGTATAATCTTGCAATGGCCTGTCTTAATGCGTACATCGCGATACaa TTATTCGTAGCATCTACTAGACTACGTTATAGTTATGTGTGTCAACCAATTAGACATGTAACTCGTCCAGATGAATTGCag atTGCCCATGCTGTCTGGTGGTACTACTTTAGCAAACTTTTGGAGTTCTgtgatacatttttctttattttacggaaaaaagataatcaaTTAAGCTTCCTTCATGTTTACCATCATTCTACCATGTTTTCGTTATGGTGGATTGGTATTAAATGGGTACCAAGCGGATCTA ctTTCCTTCCAGCAATGGTAAACAGTTTTATCCATGTCCTTATGTATTCATATTACGGTTTGGCCGCATTGGGACCCTCCGTAGCTAAATATCTCtggtggaaaaaatatttgacgatTCTTCAATTGATCCAGTTTACCACTGCCTTGATTCTTGGCATCAATGGTATTCGATCAGGATGCGATTTTCCACTTTGGATGCAATATGCACTTGTCATTTACATGATCTCCTTTATCGTTCTATTTGGAAACTTTTATGCCAAAGCTTATATTGCTAAG GGCAAGCAAGCATATGCGGAGAgacaattagaaaaaatgaaagtagATACtcaatcgaaaaaagaaattactgaTGGAACTGTGtgtaatggaaatatttcaaatggaCACGCTAATGGATATGCAAATGGTGTATGTAAAAAGATTCAGTGA